The DNA sequence GAGATGGCCGGGCCAGAAAATACAGCATGAGTAGCACAAGCGTAGATCTTATTAGCGCCCTCTTTCTTGAGGAGTCTAGCGCCCTCCAGGAGAGTGCCGGCGGTGTCAATCATGTCGTCCACCATAACAGCATTTTTCCCCTTGACGTCGCCAATGACATTCATCACTTCGGCAACGTTATGGGATTGACGACGTTTATCAATAATGGCCAAGGGGGCGTCATTAAGTTTTTTAGCAAAGGCCCTTGCCCTGGCAACTCCCCCCACATCCGGCGATACTACTACTAAGTCTTCAATGTTTTTGTGAAGCAGGTAGTCTAAAAGTACTGGAGAGCCATACACGTGATCTAGGGGAATGTCAAAATAGCCTTGAATTTGGGCTGAGTGTAAGTCCATTGCCAAGACTCTGTGGGCGCCGGCGGTGGTAATCAAATTAGCCACCAACTTGGCAGAAATGGCTTCTCTCCCTGCAGTTTTCCGATCAGCCCTGGCATAGCAATAGTAAGGAATTACTGCTGTAATTTGCCGTGCTGACGCCCGCCGACAAGCGTCAATCATTATCAGCAATTCCATTAGATGATCATTGACGGGATGACAACAGGGCTGGATCAGGTATACGTCACAACCTCGTATTGATTCTTGTATTTGGATATACAACTCACCATCTGCAAACCTTTTCCGGATCATTGGCCCTAGGTCCATCCCCAGATAACGGGCTACTTCTGTGGCCAAGGGCACGTTAGCCGAGCCGGAAAAAATACGCAGACGACTATCCGATACGTGTTGGGACAGTACCGGACTCACTGGTAAGGTGGCAGAGTGACTCACGGCAAATTCTCAACCTCTTTGTATTCTTTTTACTTCGCTCTTGTTACATTGGCTACTCTTAGCATAACATTTTAATCTACCCTATGAACTAGCTGTTTTTAATCTTTTTTTTATTTTTTCTTAATCTTTTGTATAGTTTTTATAATCAAGGGACTACAAGATGAAAAGTTTATTAATTGCGGGTACAGATACCGATGCGGGCAAAACCATAATCACCACTGCCCTGAGGTGTTATTACCAACAGTTTGAGCCCCACAGAGCTACAGGGATACTAAAACTGGTGCAAACGGGGGAGGTGGGGGATGAAGAGTTTTATAAACAGTTTTTTCCGGACGTGGTAGTACCTCTGCGTTATGCAGCACCCCTAGCCCCTCCCATTGCCGCCATGAGGGAGGGAAAGAGAGTAGATTTGTCAGTGGTGGAAAAAAGTTTTAGGGACTTACAGTCTCGTTATGAGCTATTATTGGTGGAGGGATTAGGAGGATTAGGGTCACCGGTGACGGAACAGTGGACAGTG is a window from the Geminocystis sp. M7585_C2015_104 genome containing:
- a CDS encoding ribose-phosphate pyrophosphokinase, whose protein sequence is MSPVLSQHVSDSRLRIFSGSANVPLATEVARYLGMDLGPMIRKRFADGELYIQIQESIRGCDVYLIQPCCHPVNDHLMELLIMIDACRRASARQITAVIPYYCYARADRKTAGREAISAKLVANLITTAGAHRVLAMDLHSAQIQGYFDIPLDHVYGSPVLLDYLLHKNIEDLVVVSPDVGGVARARAFAKKLNDAPLAIIDKRRQSHNVAEVMNVIGDVKGKNAVMVDDMIDTAGTLLEGARLLKKEGANKIYACATHAVFSGPAISRLSSGIFEEVIVTNTIPIPADSYFPQLRVLSVANLLGETIWRIHEESSVSVMFR
- the bioD gene encoding ATP-dependent dethiobiotin synthetase BioD, encoding MKSLLIAGTDTDAGKTIITTALRCYYQQFEPHRATGILKLVQTGEVGDEEFYKQFFPDVVVPLRYAAPLAPPIAAMREGKRVDLSVVEKSFRDLQSRYELLLVEGLGGLGSPVTEQWTVADIASRWGLDTIVVVPIKLGAIAHTVANVALARQCGVSLRGIIFNSTRPCQPEDIQNWTPRQLIESLTSIPVIGYFPFVVDIKPSLLGMLVREHLDLSIIT